The following proteins come from a genomic window of Lolium rigidum isolate FL_2022 chromosome 5, APGP_CSIRO_Lrig_0.1, whole genome shotgun sequence:
- the LOC124655223 gene encoding E3 ubiquitin-protein ligase ATL6-like, whose amino-acid sequence MESSRCGNGRLLLLLLVLAVADFASAQPNPPPPGFGGYATNFSPSMAIVIVVLIAAFFFLGFFSVYIRHCYGEQLGYSPARLPIGTGTAARSRRQRGLDPAVLETFPTMAYADVKEHKAIKGALECAVCLSEFDDDETLRLLPKCSHVFHPDCIDTWLASHVTCPVCRANLVPDDPNAPPTGDDVPAELSDPSASQPQEVPPPASPTAAAPAVVIDVDETEDERIIREETDELTRIGSLKRALRSKSSRAPARFARSYSTGHSLVARAGTGTGAGAERFTLRLPENVLREAVAAGKLRRTKSLIAFTSGRQGSTRRALRVGAGEGSSRGGRSVRLGQSGRWPSFLTRTLSAAWGSRSTRRVAESDGSSKGGKTAGAGAKSVDCNDQACALGHHV is encoded by the coding sequence ATGGAATCATCACGCTGCGGCaatggccgcctcctcctcctccttctggtgCTCGCCGTCGCTGACTTCGCGTCAGCGCAGCCGAACCCGCCTCCCCCCGGCTTTGGCGGGTATGCAACCAACTTCAGCCCTTCCATGGcgatcgtcatcgtcgtcctcatcgccgccttcttcttcctcggcttCTTCTCCGTCTACATCCGCCACTGCTACGGCGAGCAACTCGGCTACTCCCCCGCCCGGCTCCCGATCGGTACCGGGACCGCGGCGCGCTCGCGGCGACAGCGCGGGCTCGACCCGGCCGTCCTGGAGACCTTCCCGACCATGGCGTACGCCGACGTGAAGGAGCACAAGGCCATCAAGGGCGCGCTCGAGTGCGCCGTGTGCCTCAGCGAGTTCGACGACGACGAGACGCTCCGCCTCCTGCCCAAGTGCTCCCACGTCTTCCACCCGGACTGCATCGACACTTGGCTCGCGTCCCACGTCACCTGCCCCGTCTGCCGCGCGAACCTCGTCCCCGACGACCCCAACGCTCCGCCCACCGGCGATGATGTGCCTGCCGAGCTGTCGGATCCTTCCGCCTCGCAGCCGCAGGAAGTCCCGCCGCCGGCGTCTCCGACGGCAGCAGCGCCGGCCGTCGTCATCGACGTGGACGAGACAGAGGATGAGAGGATCATACGAGAAGAGACGGACGAGTTGACGCGCATCGGCAGCCTGAAGCGCGCTCTGCGCTCCAAGTCCAGCCGCGCGCCCGCACGATTCGCGCGCTCGTACTCGACGGGGCACTCACTAGTCGCGCGGGCCGGCACCGGTACCGGCGCCGGCGCAGAGAGGTTCACGCTGCGGCTACCTGAGAACGTGCTCCGCGAGGCCGTCGCGGCAGGGAAGCTTAGGCGGACGAAGAGCCTCATCGCGTTCACCTCCGGCCGCCAGGGAAGCACGCGCCGAGCGCTCAGGGTCGGCGCCGGCGAAGGCAGCAGCCGCGGCGGGAGGAGCGTGCGGCTGGGCCAGTCCGGCCGGTGGCCGTCATTCCTGACGCGGACTCTCTCCGCGGCGTGGGGGTCAAGGTCGACGCGGCGGGTGGCCGAGTCGGACGGATCCAGCAAGGGCGGGAAgacggccggcgccggcgccaagTCAGTGGATTGCAACGACCAGGCGTGCGCGCTCGGACATCATGTTTGA